Proteins co-encoded in one Bremerella sp. TYQ1 genomic window:
- a CDS encoding DUF4013 domain-containing protein, with translation MSTSGDNPFSSPEGNDGPSYEAPNFEGGGSVIPRSSVDYMEPVGKVFQNPNWFVNILLCGICILIPIIGGMVAFGYLAEVLASQAYGRSQSYPDFDFNRFVEYLTRGFWMFLVGFVVWVCIFPIIMIAGFIMAAMQATDNDALAIVGGLVYFGTNIFVNVLSFFIIMPLIIRAGMLNDFAAAFDFRWIKDFISKMWVEQLLGGIILYIFAFLIMLVGCIALCIGYIPAAGAVLIMWGLFLAQLYQVFVHRGGQPLPFKEATKL, from the coding sequence ATGTCGACATCTGGAGATAACCCGTTCTCTTCGCCCGAAGGAAATGATGGCCCCAGCTACGAAGCACCCAATTTTGAAGGGGGCGGTTCGGTCATTCCACGTTCCTCGGTCGACTACATGGAGCCTGTCGGCAAGGTCTTTCAGAATCCCAACTGGTTCGTGAACATCTTGCTGTGCGGCATATGCATTCTTATTCCGATTATCGGCGGGATGGTTGCCTTCGGATACTTGGCCGAAGTCCTTGCTTCTCAAGCGTACGGACGCAGTCAGTCTTATCCCGATTTTGATTTCAATCGCTTCGTCGAATATCTGACACGCGGCTTTTGGATGTTCCTCGTCGGATTCGTCGTTTGGGTATGTATTTTCCCAATCATTATGATTGCCGGGTTCATCATGGCCGCCATGCAAGCCACCGATAACGATGCCCTGGCGATTGTCGGCGGGTTGGTTTACTTCGGCACGAATATCTTTGTCAACGTGCTCAGCTTCTTCATCATTATGCCGTTGATCATCCGTGCCGGTATGCTGAACGACTTCGCCGCGGCGTTCGACTTCCGCTGGATCAAGGACTTCATTTCCAAGATGTGGGTCGAACAACTGCTCGGCGGAATCATTCTGTATATCTTCGCGTTTCTGATCATGCTGGTTGGTTGTATTGCCCTTTGTATCGGGTACATTCCAGCCGCAGGTGCCGTGCTGATTATGTGGGGCCTATTTCTGGCTCAGCTGTATCAGGTATTCGTACACCGCGGCGGCCAACCACTTCCGTTCAAGGAAGCTACCAAGCTGTAA
- a CDS encoding prolyl oligopeptidase family serine peptidase: MQTVSKRQETHEFFWFDSQGKKRSWPFLSYQPSDFQTETEVPLLVFLHGAGERGTDLSLVKKHGPPKLIDQGEDFPFVVISPQCPENQWWAMRENVHGIAQLVQHIQAEYSIDTARTYLTGMSMGGYGSWAIAAEYPEMFAAIVPICGGADLDNANLLKQTPAWAFHGQEDEIVPVLRSQEIVDAIEKIDGDARLTIYDNVEHDSWSATYANPDVYQWLLTHENRNRRNA; encoded by the coding sequence ATGCAGACGGTCTCGAAACGACAGGAAACTCACGAGTTCTTCTGGTTCGACAGCCAGGGAAAAAAACGTTCGTGGCCGTTTCTTAGCTATCAGCCAAGCGACTTCCAAACGGAAACGGAAGTGCCGCTGCTCGTCTTCTTGCACGGGGCAGGGGAGCGGGGCACCGATTTATCGCTCGTCAAAAAGCATGGTCCTCCGAAGCTGATCGATCAGGGCGAGGACTTTCCTTTCGTGGTAATCTCGCCCCAGTGCCCCGAAAACCAGTGGTGGGCGATGCGTGAGAATGTGCATGGCATCGCTCAGCTTGTGCAGCATATTCAAGCAGAATACTCGATCGATACGGCTCGCACTTACCTGACCGGCATGAGCATGGGCGGCTACGGAAGTTGGGCAATCGCTGCAGAGTATCCCGAAATGTTCGCAGCGATCGTTCCTATTTGCGGCGGTGCTGATCTCGATAATGCGAATTTGCTGAAGCAAACGCCGGCCTGGGCGTTTCACGGGCAAGAAGACGAGATTGTCCCGGTGCTAAGAAGCCAAGAAATTGTGGATGCCATCGAGAAGATTGATGGTGACGCGCGGCTGACCATTTATGACAATGTCGAGCACGACAGTTGGTCAGCCACGTATGCGAATCCTGACGTATACCAGTGGCTACTTACGCACGAGAATCGCAACCGGAGGAATGCCTGA
- the eboE gene encoding metabolite traffic protein EboE, with translation MAIQSWTGYCTNVHAGATLEQTQQNLNTHASRVQQILGKEQPLGVGLWLSNSTAQSLVEPGKIDSFSQLLKGNHWIPYTFNGFPFGDFHKSVVKHDVYLPTWWQVERLNYTKNLVTILDQLLEPGQEGSISTLPIGWGNPVPTEDQWAATTQNFLALVEHLYQLEQSTGRLIYVCIEPEPGCVLDTTEDVISFFQTHLFPNGDADRIRRYLRVCHDVCHAAVMFEDQSNVLQKYADAGISIGKVQISSAIEIRFADLTPEERSQVLADVSEFAEDRYLHQTTSRAADGTLTYYEDLPFALESASKAIPESDTWRIHFHMPIYLDQFGLLRTTQSHIHDFLSEIRNYPEIRHFEVETYAWSVLPQELQHNELAEGIAQEIHWLRQQLTHRQHD, from the coding sequence ATGGCAATCCAATCCTGGACCGGCTATTGCACCAACGTGCACGCTGGAGCCACTCTCGAACAGACCCAGCAAAACCTCAACACCCATGCATCGCGCGTGCAGCAAATTCTGGGTAAAGAGCAGCCTCTGGGCGTCGGCCTGTGGCTTTCCAACTCGACCGCTCAATCGTTGGTCGAACCAGGGAAGATCGACTCGTTTTCTCAACTGCTCAAGGGAAACCACTGGATTCCTTACACGTTCAATGGCTTTCCGTTTGGCGATTTCCACAAGTCGGTCGTCAAACATGACGTCTACCTGCCGACGTGGTGGCAAGTCGAACGCTTGAACTACACCAAAAACCTGGTCACAATCCTCGATCAACTTCTAGAACCGGGCCAGGAAGGCAGCATCTCAACACTTCCCATCGGCTGGGGAAATCCGGTCCCGACCGAAGATCAATGGGCCGCGACAACGCAAAACTTCTTAGCCCTTGTCGAACATCTGTATCAACTGGAACAGTCGACAGGACGGCTGATCTATGTCTGCATCGAGCCGGAACCTGGCTGCGTTCTCGACACGACCGAAGATGTCATCTCGTTTTTCCAGACGCATCTCTTTCCCAATGGCGATGCCGATCGTATCCGACGCTACCTTCGTGTTTGCCACGATGTGTGCCATGCGGCGGTCATGTTTGAAGATCAATCCAACGTCCTGCAAAAGTACGCTGACGCCGGCATTTCCATCGGCAAAGTACAGATCTCTTCGGCAATTGAAATCCGTTTTGCCGATTTAACGCCTGAAGAACGGAGCCAGGTTTTAGCCGACGTTTCCGAGTTCGCTGAGGATCGCTATCTGCATCAAACGACATCACGCGCCGCCGATGGCACGTTGACCTATTACGAAGATCTCCCGTTCGCACTCGAGTCGGCCTCTAAGGCGATTCCTGAAAGCGACACGTGGCGAATTCATTTTCACATGCCGATTTACCTCGATCAGTTCGGCCTGCTACGCACGACACAGTCACATATTCACGACTTCCTGTCGGAGATCCGGAACTATCCCGAAATCCGACATTTTGAAGTGGAAACCTACGCGTGGAGCGTTCTACCGCAGGAGCTTCAACACAACGAACTGGCCGAAGGTATCGCTCAGGAAATCCACTGGCTGCGACAACAGCTGACTCACCGCCAACACGACTAG
- a CDS encoding MFS transporter, with amino-acid sequence MKPSSANLDRTSQGANRNAGWWALGNGLVSTTLVSYFAQNLGAQSAAVSWIIAAPKLVGVLRWFAPRLLKLGGSYRTTSTTAFLLSTFFLLLLPLCAVESLWPSNTAAIWGIVICWCLYHLAEYCGFVIFIAWLMQLVPPEVRGRFFGLRERWLTAGNLVGFLFAGLLAATLRNGLEVDLRWITYPFMAVYGAIAIGISVGPLRFIPEPKTIQPPDHSLRDDWRHWSSPRARWFLLYGTWFSAANGLFSTLLYVYPYRGLDLSLLIPLTMAASMRLGQSIISRRVGVTIDRYGWRPVMICGQLLIALGPILFAFGTAGYIAGNLVWIAYALINVALPIAIVDGKTDQNAAPPLALYFAWTGLVYGLTALAGQGIADLFVSLEYRSDASAYFPYFLVATLARLSAVLPLLWLPAESNADK; translated from the coding sequence GTGAAGCCTTCTTCCGCGAACCTGGATCGGACCTCGCAAGGAGCGAATCGAAACGCAGGTTGGTGGGCGTTGGGCAATGGCCTGGTTTCGACCACGCTTGTCTCCTATTTCGCTCAAAACTTGGGAGCCCAATCGGCTGCCGTTTCCTGGATCATTGCCGCTCCCAAGCTAGTCGGCGTTCTACGATGGTTTGCACCGCGACTTCTGAAACTAGGTGGAAGTTACCGAACAACATCCACCACAGCGTTTTTACTGTCGACGTTCTTTCTGCTGCTGTTACCACTGTGTGCGGTTGAGTCACTTTGGCCTTCCAACACGGCCGCAATTTGGGGCATCGTCATTTGCTGGTGTTTGTACCACTTGGCCGAATACTGCGGCTTTGTGATTTTCATCGCATGGCTTATGCAGTTGGTTCCGCCCGAAGTACGAGGCAGATTCTTCGGCCTTCGCGAACGCTGGCTTACTGCGGGAAACCTGGTTGGCTTTTTGTTCGCCGGACTACTTGCGGCGACATTGCGTAACGGACTCGAGGTAGATCTTCGCTGGATCACCTATCCGTTTATGGCGGTCTACGGTGCTATCGCTATTGGTATCTCAGTCGGTCCCCTTCGATTCATTCCCGAGCCCAAAACAATCCAACCGCCCGATCATTCTCTGCGCGACGACTGGCGACATTGGTCGAGTCCTCGGGCTCGTTGGTTTCTACTCTACGGAACGTGGTTCTCGGCCGCGAACGGACTGTTTTCGACATTGCTCTACGTTTATCCCTATCGCGGGCTCGACTTGTCGCTGCTCATCCCGCTGACAATGGCTGCGTCGATGCGACTGGGACAATCGATAATCAGTCGTCGGGTTGGCGTGACGATCGATCGTTACGGTTGGCGACCGGTGATGATCTGCGGACAACTGCTTATCGCGCTCGGCCCCATTTTGTTTGCGTTCGGCACCGCAGGCTATATTGCCGGTAATCTGGTTTGGATTGCCTACGCACTTATCAACGTGGCACTTCCGATTGCCATTGTTGACGGCAAGACCGACCAGAATGCGGCGCCACCATTGGCACTTTACTTTGCTTGGACCGGCCTCGTTTATGGTCTTACCGCATTGGCAGGGCAGGGGATCGCGGATCTATTTGTCTCGCTTGAATATCGCAGCGATGCGTCGGCATACTTCCCTTACTTTTTAGTGGCAACGTTGGCCCGACTATCGGCCGTATTGCCACTTCTTTGGCTCCCCGCTGAAAGCAATGCCGACAAGTGA
- a CDS encoding DUF3299 domain-containing protein, with the protein MHPTLKPLAFTLCLLLSLYVASGCRPAEPLRPSNTTHTPASSNETTPAAESASPEDSSNDAVADESPQVGDTPAETADTSKPSAEEAPEKTSKTPKTQPTSTETKRPVPKPQPGKTLDLTFDDIKFDIEPDAPFKREMLPQAIEDLGGQKIRIGGYMLPSFQQRDIKQFVLVRDNMECCFGPGAALYDCILIEMDGRGVDFTVRPVTVEGTFTVKEYKSDDGKHLAIYHMQGTGVR; encoded by the coding sequence ATGCATCCCACCTTAAAACCACTCGCCTTCACACTCTGTTTGCTTCTTAGTCTTTACGTGGCTTCCGGTTGCCGCCCTGCGGAGCCTCTGCGTCCCTCGAACACTACGCATACGCCAGCTTCGTCTAACGAAACGACGCCAGCGGCCGAATCGGCTTCGCCAGAAGATTCCAGCAATGACGCCGTAGCGGACGAAAGCCCCCAAGTAGGAGACACACCGGCCGAGACAGCAGACACCTCGAAACCATCCGCTGAAGAAGCACCTGAGAAGACATCTAAGACTCCCAAGACCCAGCCGACCTCTACCGAAACGAAGCGGCCTGTCCCGAAGCCACAGCCAGGCAAAACGCTTGACCTGACTTTCGACGATATCAAATTCGATATCGAACCCGACGCTCCTTTTAAACGCGAGATGCTTCCCCAAGCGATTGAAGACTTGGGCGGTCAGAAGATTCGCATCGGCGGTTACATGCTGCCAAGTTTCCAACAGCGAGACATCAAGCAGTTCGTGCTCGTGCGAGACAATATGGAATGCTGCTTCGGCCCTGGAGCGGCTCTCTACGACTGCATTCTGATTGAAATGGATGGCCGCGGTGTCGACTTCACCGTACGTCCGGTCACCGTGGAAGGGACGTTTACCGTCAAGGAATACAAGTCGGACGACGGCAAGCATCTGGCCATCTATCACATGCAAGGCACCGGCGTCCGCTAG
- a CDS encoding DUF3299 domain-containing protein, protein MSTTTDPQPAFTGDVDPAIYEQYRSISSLAVTSLLIGFISMVTILAVMMAPIALAGIGLGIWAVITVRKNLATQTGLPLAYAGIVLSTIALVAGTSRYVYEEYINLPEGYEVIAFGLLQEQPGQPAGQPVPDSALELDGKQVLLRGYVYPHAQKTGLKNFVLVPDFDTCCFGGQPKLTDMVEVRLVEPLSVDFSFNRRKIGGTLRVHQDLKKIEDLTGVFYELEADYVD, encoded by the coding sequence ATGAGCACCACCACCGACCCTCAACCTGCTTTCACTGGCGATGTCGACCCAGCGATTTACGAGCAATACCGCTCGATCAGTTCGCTGGCCGTGACGTCGCTGCTGATTGGCTTCATCAGCATGGTCACGATTCTTGCCGTGATGATGGCTCCGATCGCCTTGGCGGGAATCGGGCTGGGGATCTGGGCCGTGATTACCGTTCGCAAGAACTTGGCCACCCAAACTGGATTGCCGCTGGCCTACGCGGGAATCGTGCTGTCAACAATCGCACTCGTCGCTGGCACCAGCCGCTACGTTTACGAAGAATACATCAACCTGCCCGAAGGTTACGAGGTCATCGCATTTGGTTTGCTGCAAGAGCAGCCTGGCCAACCGGCTGGACAACCGGTTCCTGATTCTGCACTGGAATTAGACGGCAAACAGGTGCTCCTCCGTGGCTACGTTTATCCGCATGCTCAGAAGACCGGATTGAAAAATTTCGTTCTCGTGCCGGACTTCGATACTTGCTGCTTCGGGGGCCAACCGAAACTGACTGACATGGTGGAAGTTCGCCTGGTCGAACCGTTGTCGGTTGATTTTTCCTTCAATCGCCGGAAAATTGGAGGAACGCTTCGGGTCCATCAAGATCTGAAAAAGATCGAAGACCTGACCGGCGTCTTTTACGAATTGGAAGCTGACTACGTCGATTGA
- a CDS encoding ABC transporter permease has protein sequence MNIFQIAWRSVRQRALASSLTSFSMALGVLLVTAVLLVHGIVSKSFTDNSDLGYNMIAGAKGGKLQLVLNTTFYLSEPVENVPYTFYQEFLTKDKQEQELELMSPDKRGELTDGVYSKNTEFAIPVCLGDYYQHFRVVGTLPKFFELFKKPDDDEELKYSFREGRNFHVWDEENGYFEAVVGSMVAQQTGLKIGDKIAASHGGDPNDIHTDSPFTVVGILAPSGTPNDRAVFVNMEGFYLMSGHAKVEETEEVGANVTGSTISRKQPLPIKQREVTAVLVRTSNPFAPIIIKNRVNEGNVAQIVMPVMEITSLFELIVQPIQTLLLVITVLICIVSGISILVSIYNSMNDRKREIAVMRALGARRRTVMGIVLSESIILSVGGGILGWMGAHFLLFCASPIVESRTGVQIGLFDLAPLPRTLEVQLPSAIIENDWIGPLFSLELVIVPALILLAVLVGFLPAYTAYRTDVAEALSSSP, from the coding sequence ATGAATATCTTCCAAATCGCTTGGCGAAGCGTCCGACAACGAGCGTTAGCGTCGTCACTAACTTCCTTTTCGATGGCCTTGGGCGTGCTACTTGTTACAGCCGTCCTGCTGGTGCATGGGATCGTATCGAAGTCGTTTACCGACAATTCCGATCTCGGCTACAACATGATTGCCGGCGCCAAAGGGGGAAAGCTTCAGCTGGTGCTGAACACGACGTTTTACCTCAGTGAACCGGTCGAAAACGTCCCTTATACGTTCTACCAGGAGTTTCTCACTAAGGATAAGCAGGAGCAGGAACTCGAGTTGATGAGCCCTGATAAGCGGGGCGAATTGACCGACGGCGTTTACTCGAAGAACACCGAATTCGCCATTCCTGTTTGCTTGGGCGACTATTACCAGCACTTCCGCGTCGTTGGGACGCTGCCGAAGTTCTTCGAGCTGTTCAAAAAACCGGACGATGATGAAGAACTGAAATACTCGTTCCGCGAAGGCCGTAACTTCCACGTCTGGGACGAAGAAAACGGCTATTTCGAGGCGGTCGTCGGTTCGATGGTTGCCCAGCAGACTGGGCTTAAGATCGGGGACAAGATCGCCGCTTCGCATGGGGGCGATCCAAACGACATTCACACCGACTCGCCATTTACCGTCGTGGGGATCCTAGCTCCTTCCGGCACCCCCAACGATCGGGCCGTCTTCGTCAACATGGAAGGCTTCTACCTGATGTCGGGCCATGCCAAAGTGGAGGAGACCGAGGAAGTTGGCGCCAACGTGACCGGATCGACCATCTCTCGCAAGCAACCACTGCCGATCAAGCAACGAGAAGTGACCGCAGTGCTCGTTCGCACGTCGAATCCATTTGCTCCGATCATTATCAAGAACCGAGTCAATGAAGGAAACGTCGCCCAGATCGTGATGCCGGTGATGGAGATCACAAGCCTGTTTGAGCTGATTGTGCAGCCGATTCAAACATTGCTGCTGGTGATCACCGTGTTGATCTGTATCGTCTCCGGAATCTCAATCCTGGTCAGCATTTACAACTCGATGAATGACCGCAAACGAGAAATCGCCGTCATGCGAGCCCTCGGAGCGCGACGGCGAACAGTTATGGGGATTGTTCTGTCCGAATCGATTATCCTCTCTGTAGGAGGGGGTATTTTAGGATGGATGGGTGCCCATTTCCTATTATTCTGTGCCAGTCCGATCGTGGAGTCCCGCACGGGCGTGCAGATTGGGCTGTTCGACCTGGCTCCGCTCCCGAGAACGCTTGAAGTTCAGCTACCTTCGGCGATAATAGAGAACGACTGGATTGGCCCTCTTTTCAGTCTCGAGTTAGTGATCGTCCCGGCTCTGATCCTGTTGGCAGTCTTAGTTGGCTTCCTGCCGGCCTACACGGCCTACCGTACGGATGTGGCAGAAGCGCTAAGTTCATCACCGTAA
- a CDS encoding ABC transporter ATP-binding protein gives MLKISDLKKSFRLPTGERMPILDVPQFNVAAAEQMVIVGRSGCGKSTLLHLIAGIGRPDSGNIVVNGLDITRLSEEGSDRFRAEVMGYVFQTFNLLQGFTALENVLLGMSFSRGGVDHHRAEDLLQRVGLEHRLHAYPRTMSVGEQQRVAVARALANCPKLLLADEPTANVDPANQQSIVDLIRETCQEEEIALIMVTHAMEVAEQFQRVEPLEKINLIAQAKKAHA, from the coding sequence ATGCTTAAGATCTCAGACCTGAAAAAGTCGTTCCGCCTGCCAACCGGCGAGCGGATGCCGATTTTAGATGTGCCCCAGTTCAATGTGGCCGCTGCCGAGCAGATGGTAATTGTTGGCCGTAGCGGATGCGGCAAGTCGACACTTTTGCACCTGATCGCTGGCATCGGCCGTCCAGACTCCGGAAACATCGTGGTAAACGGCCTCGATATTACCCGCTTGTCGGAAGAGGGAAGTGACCGCTTCCGGGCCGAAGTGATGGGCTACGTCTTCCAGACTTTCAATCTCCTGCAAGGCTTCACCGCGTTAGAAAACGTCCTGCTAGGCATGTCGTTTTCGCGAGGTGGCGTCGATCATCATCGTGCTGAAGATCTTCTACAGCGTGTTGGGCTTGAGCATCGTTTGCATGCTTATCCCCGGACGATGAGTGTCGGCGAGCAGCAACGCGTGGCGGTCGCTCGCGCATTGGCCAATTGCCCGAAACTGCTTCTCGCGGACGAACCGACTGCGAACGTCGATCCGGCCAATCAGCAGTCGATCGTCGATTTGATTCGGGAAACTTGCCAAGAAGAAGAGATTGCGTTGATCATGGTCACCCATGCGATGGAAGTGGCCGAACAATTCCAACGCGTTGAACCGCTTGAGAAAATCAACCTTATCGCCCAAGCGAAGAAGGCCCACGCATGA
- the smpB gene encoding SsrA-binding protein SmpB: protein MAKKSKAAKKEENKNEKTIGENRKARHEYQILEHLECGIQLTGSEVKSLRDGKLQLAESFAHVVNGEVFLVNCEISPYSNASEYLNHEARRKRKLLLHKREILKFAQKSEDKGFTLVPLKMYFKQGRAKVLLGIGRGRQMHDKREKLKKDVAKRDIDRAMKRG, encoded by the coding sequence GTGGCGAAGAAGTCGAAAGCTGCCAAAAAAGAAGAAAACAAGAACGAGAAAACGATCGGCGAGAATCGTAAAGCTCGGCATGAATACCAGATTCTAGAGCATCTAGAGTGTGGTATTCAGCTCACCGGTAGTGAAGTAAAGAGCCTTCGTGATGGCAAACTTCAACTGGCCGAGTCGTTCGCTCATGTCGTCAACGGCGAAGTTTTCCTCGTCAACTGCGAGATCTCGCCATATTCCAACGCCAGCGAATACCTCAATCATGAAGCGAGGCGAAAGCGTAAGCTACTGCTTCATAAGCGTGAAATCCTCAAGTTCGCACAAAAGAGCGAGGATAAAGGTTTCACCCTTGTTCCTTTGAAAATGTACTTCAAACAAGGGCGTGCCAAAGTGCTGCTCGGCATCGGTCGTGGTCGGCAGATGCACGACAAACGAGAAAAGCTCAAAAAGGATGTCGCCAAAAGGGACATCGATCGAGCCATGAAGCGCGGTTAA
- a CDS encoding lipoyl(octanoyl) transferase LipB, whose amino-acid sequence MEIFEFQPSDNTRPRPAIIDFHHMGIVDFDQCVALQKRLVYESGGRDDGHITCLLCEHPPLISIGRAGSRRHIRLTTQEMRRRKLELRWIGRGGACVAHTPGQLAVYPIVPLRYHSWSVGDYLQRLQNGLLDTVREYEVPSYKRPGRFGLWGRSGMLAAIGVAVQNWITSHGAFLNVTCGPHSQVGIESNPAELACPGDSPTMSSLLEETESCPTIREVARSVAYHLAQRFGAVQATWHSSHPLFPEVVKHTRDRTRQAAC is encoded by the coding sequence GTGGAAATATTCGAATTTCAGCCCTCGGATAACACTCGGCCTCGGCCGGCGATCATCGACTTCCATCACATGGGAATTGTCGACTTCGATCAATGTGTCGCTTTGCAAAAACGCCTGGTGTATGAATCGGGGGGCCGTGACGATGGTCACATTACCTGTTTGCTTTGCGAGCATCCACCGCTCATTAGTATAGGCCGAGCCGGTTCGAGGCGACATATCCGCTTGACTACGCAAGAGATGCGTCGTCGAAAGCTGGAACTTCGCTGGATCGGACGAGGCGGGGCTTGTGTGGCCCATACGCCCGGTCAATTGGCCGTCTATCCAATTGTTCCTCTACGATATCATTCGTGGTCGGTCGGAGATTATCTGCAACGACTGCAGAATGGACTCTTGGACACCGTTCGTGAGTACGAGGTTCCCAGCTACAAGCGGCCTGGCCGATTTGGCTTATGGGGAAGGAGCGGCATGCTGGCCGCCATCGGAGTGGCCGTTCAGAACTGGATTACCAGTCACGGCGCCTTCCTGAATGTCACATGCGGACCCCACAGTCAGGTGGGTATTGAGTCGAATCCAGCAGAGCTTGCCTGTCCCGGAGATTCTCCCACGATGAGCAGTCTCCTGGAAGAAACAGAGTCGTGCCCTACAATAAGAGAGGTCGCACGCAGTGTGGCGTACCATTTGGCGCAAAGGTTCGGGGCAGTCCAGGCCACCTGGCACTCGAGCCATCCTCTGTTTCCTGAAGTAGTCAAGCATACACGTGATCGAACCCGCCAAGCAGCCTGTTGA
- the lipA gene encoding lipoyl synthase, whose translation MVDSSDIPSPDSGRRLPRWLKRNVPKGDPGHKTTNLMKELGLETVCEEAKCPNRMECYSQQTATFMILGAVCTRACSFCSVSRGTPQSLSDDEPERLAEAAYRLGLKHVVITSVTRDDLPDGGADHYFRCIEAVREKTGATIEVLTPDFIDSKEALARVLEAKPEVFNHNTETVPRLYRRVRGPKSVYSWTLDLLRQVKEIAPETKTKSGLMLGLGETREELLDTLADLRDANVDFLTLGQYLQPDQKKYLPVVRYLRPEEFEELGHQAKSMGFVKVASGPFVRSSYHARDMAESF comes from the coding sequence ATTGTCGATTCGTCCGATATCCCGTCACCTGATTCAGGACGACGTCTTCCCCGCTGGTTGAAGCGGAATGTCCCCAAAGGGGATCCCGGACACAAGACGACCAACTTGATGAAAGAGTTGGGTCTGGAAACCGTGTGCGAGGAAGCGAAGTGCCCCAACCGCATGGAGTGCTACTCGCAGCAGACAGCAACTTTCATGATTTTGGGTGCGGTATGTACTCGGGCATGTAGTTTCTGCTCGGTTTCTCGCGGCACGCCGCAATCGCTATCGGATGACGAACCAGAACGTCTGGCCGAAGCGGCCTATCGCTTGGGGCTGAAGCATGTCGTGATCACCTCGGTCACCCGGGATGACTTGCCCGACGGTGGGGCCGATCATTACTTCCGCTGCATTGAAGCGGTCCGAGAGAAAACGGGCGCAACGATTGAAGTGCTGACGCCAGACTTCATCGACTCGAAAGAGGCCCTAGCTCGCGTGTTGGAAGCGAAGCCTGAAGTCTTCAATCACAACACCGAAACCGTTCCGCGACTTTATCGTCGTGTGCGTGGCCCCAAGTCGGTTTACTCTTGGACGCTCGACCTGCTTCGCCAGGTAAAAGAGATTGCCCCGGAAACAAAAACCAAAAGTGGCTTGATGCTGGGACTCGGCGAGACACGGGAAGAATTGCTGGACACGTTGGCTGATCTGCGAGATGCCAACGTCGACTTCCTGACGCTCGGACAATATCTGCAGCCAGATCAGAAGAAGTATCTGCCAGTGGTGCGATACCTCCGCCCGGAAGAGTTCGAAGAACTTGGCCACCAAGCCAAGAGCATGGGCTTCGTCAAAGTGGCCAGCGGTCCATTCGTGCGAAGTAGCTACCACGCCCGAGACATGGCGGAAAGCTTTTAG